A single genomic interval of Daucus carota subsp. sativus chromosome 1, DH1 v3.0, whole genome shotgun sequence harbors:
- the LOC108218592 gene encoding protein FAR-RED ELONGATED HYPOCOTYL 3-like yields MGKLKSVIYSENSSPLQFEEGWAAVISEYDLQDNKWLAGMFRRRKSWILAYFSDIEMAGLLRTTSRLRTIEDDRNSRKTPRMETPLHIEKDAAQVYTLALYYRVREEIINACFHTTMLEMSRSDEIRYFTCKDDLAKGQLFKASVSLSNNNVDCSCKYYNRYGYLCCHTFAALQQCGIQSIPRQYVKARWTKDALKNHSSLGSIEMPPNCDKAEQIKYKRTRACFEFQNCLDMAGEDEDKLDMVRANLRDLDSRFQKGLEFADVQSQANRVDAFVGPILVNEEGVRNPNLSRNKGCGTRMKSSREISVQAKGQRTFSICNKT; encoded by the exons ATGGGCAAATTGAAGTCAgtgatttattcagaaaactcTTCACCTTTACAATTTGAGGAAGGATGGGCTGCGGTTATATCAGAATATGATCTGCAGGACAACAAATGGTTGGCTGGTATGTTTAGGAGGCGTAAAAGTTGGATACTTGCATACTTTTCTGACATTGAAATGGCTGGATTGTTACGGACCACCTCCAG GCTTCGCACAATCGAAGATGACAGAAATTCCCGCAAAACTCCAAGGATGGAAACTCCATTACATATTGAAAAAGATGCGGCCCAAGTTTATACCTTGGCTCTCTACTACCGTGTGAGGGAAGAAATTATAAATGCTTGTTTCCATACTACAATGCTTGAAATGTCCCGAAGTGATGAGATCCGGTACTTTACGTGCAAAGATGACTTGGCTAAAGGTCAACTCTTTAAG GCATCTGTGAGCCTGAGCAATAATAATGTCGACTGTAGTTGTAAATATTACAACCGGTATGGCTATTTGTGTTGTCACACCTTTGCTGCATTACAGCAATGCGGCATTCAGTCAATCCCACGTCAGTATGTTAAAGCTAGATGGACAAAAGATGCATTAAAAAATCACTCTTCACTTGGCTCAATTGAAATGCCACCAAATTGTGACAAGGCCGAGCAGATTAAATACAAACGTACTAGAGCatgttttgaatttcaaaactGTTTGGATATGGCTGGTGAAGACGAGGACAAGTTAGATATGGTTAGGGCCAATTTGCGGGATCTGGATTCAAGATTTCAAAAAGGATTGGAATTTGCGGACGTGCAGAGTCAAGCAAACCGGGTTGATGCTTTTGTTGGACCCATTCTAGTCAACGAGGAAGGAGTAAGAAATCCAAATCTGAGCAGAAATAAAGGTTGTGGCACACGCATGAAAAGTAGTCGCGAGATTTCAGTTCAAGCTAAGGGTCAACGTACATTCAGCATATGTAACAAAACATAA